Proteins encoded within one genomic window of Bacillus sp. 1NLA3E:
- the plsX gene encoding phosphate acyltransferase PlsX yields MKIAIDAMGGDNAPKEIVLGAMKAVAQFQDVQITLVGDENKIKTYLTNSERIEIIHTEEVILGTDEPVRAVRRKKNASMVLTAQQVADGLADACISAGNTGALVAAGLFVVGRIEGIDRPALSPTLPTLGGEGFLLLDVGANADAKPEHLVQYGIMGSIYSEKVRGIAQPRVGLLNIGSEEKKGNELTKKAFDLLKNADINFIGNVEARDLLEGVADVVVTDGFTGNMVLKTLEGTALSVFKMLKSALMSSLKTKLAAAVLKPNLLELKNKMDYSEYGGAGLFGLKSPVIKAHGSSDANAIYNAIRQTREMVQKDVSGLIKTSIANLTTTT; encoded by the coding sequence ATGAAAATTGCAATAGATGCAATGGGGGGAGACAATGCCCCTAAAGAGATTGTGCTCGGAGCGATGAAGGCAGTAGCACAGTTCCAAGATGTACAAATCACCCTTGTCGGTGATGAAAATAAAATAAAAACCTATTTAACTAACAGTGAACGAATAGAAATCATTCATACTGAGGAAGTTATTTTAGGAACTGATGAACCAGTTAGAGCAGTGCGCCGGAAAAAGAATGCATCAATGGTTCTAACCGCACAACAAGTAGCAGATGGCTTAGCAGATGCCTGCATTTCCGCTGGGAATACAGGAGCACTTGTGGCAGCGGGGCTATTTGTAGTTGGAAGAATTGAGGGGATTGATCGACCTGCATTATCTCCGACGCTTCCAACACTTGGCGGAGAAGGATTTTTGCTTTTAGATGTTGGCGCCAATGCCGATGCCAAACCTGAGCATTTAGTGCAGTATGGGATAATGGGTTCCATCTACTCTGAAAAAGTAAGAGGGATTGCGCAACCGCGTGTTGGGTTACTAAACATCGGGTCAGAGGAGAAAAAAGGAAACGAACTAACAAAAAAGGCATTTGATCTCCTTAAAAACGCTGACATCAATTTTATTGGGAACGTGGAAGCACGAGACCTGTTAGAAGGGGTCGCAGATGTGGTGGTTACCGACGGGTTTACGGGGAATATGGTTTTAAAAACACTTGAGGGCACCGCTCTTTCTGTTTTTAAAATGTTGAAATCAGCCCTCATGAGCAGCTTGAAAACGAAACTAGCAGCGGCTGTTTTAAAACCAAACTTATTAGAACTTAAAAATAAAATGGATTACTCTGAATACGGCGGTGCAGGTCTATTTGGATTGAAGTCGCCAGTTATTAAAGCCCATGGATCTTCTGATGCTAATGCAATTTACAATGCTATTCGTCAAACAAGAGAAATGGTCCAAAAAGACGTGTCAGGATTAATCAAAACTTCAATTGCAAACCTAACAACTACTACCTGA